The following is a genomic window from Niveispirillum cyanobacteriorum.
GATGCGGAAATCAGGGCCGACAGGCGCGACAGGGCCGTCTCGATCAGTTGCAGGGCGCGCTGGGCCCGCTGATCCTCCCGTGGGGTCACGGCTTTCAGCGGCTGCAGCGCGGACCGGATCACGGCCAACGGCGCCTTCACCGAATGGGCGTTTTCCTCCGCTGTGCCCCTGATATTCGCCGCCGCCCGGTGCAGATCCTGCACCAGCCGGTCGAAATCACCAGCCACGCTGGCCAGTTCCGGCAGGGGGTTGCGGTCGGTGAAGCGGGCGGCCCCGGCCCCACCCCGCCTGATATCGCCGGCCACCCGCCGGAAATGCCGCAACGCGCCCCGCGCCTTCAGCACGACCAGCAGGGCCAGACCCGCGAAGGCCAGATAGATGAAGGCCGCCATGCGGATATTGTCTGTTTGCCAATAGGGGCGGCCAAAGGCGGTGTTCAGCAGGGCGGACGAATTGTCGGCGGAAACCAGCGCCCAGCAGCCGCGCCGCCCCTGGATGGGAATGACCGAGGTCAGAATCTCCTCCGCCCCGTCCATCTGGCGGTAGCGGATTTCGACGGGCTTGTCCCAGGTGCAGCTATCACCCAGCGATTTCAGGATGCCGTGGCGGGCCAGCACATCCAGATCGGCCCCCATCTGATCGGCGGGTACGCGCGGGGCCGAGGCCACGAAATAGAAGCCGCCTGCCGCCCCGCCCTGGCTGGGCTTGAACATCAGTTTCAGGATGGTGCCATTGTCGGCAAACCGGGCCAACATGGCGTTCAGTTCCACCGGCGGCACATCCTCACGCTGTTCCAGGCGGGCGGCCAGCGCCTGGGCCACCAGCCAGCCATTGCGCCGAAGGCTGTCGGCCACCAGATCACGGCTCTGCTTGTCGGCGCGTTCAAACTGCCCGTACAGGATGACGGGCAATGCCACGAAGATGCAGACCAGGATGAACAGCCGGAAGGTCAGCGACGACAGGGCCAGCCCGGTGCGCCGCCGCAGACCGTCAAGCCGGGGTTGGCGGGTTGCGCCAGCAATATCCGAAGGCGGCGAAATTCTCGATCTCCCCGAATCCGGGGTCGATGGCGCGAAACTTGTTTCGTATGCGCTTGACCGAGGATCGGACATTTGTTCGATAGCCATCTTCCCCGCTCCCCGCGATGAAACCGCTGCGATGCACGCAGTCATAGATCGCCCGGTAGGTGACATGGTCGCCGGCATTGTCCACCAGCCGCTGGACGATGTTGAACTCCGTCACCGTCAGTTCCACATCCACCCCGCGCCAATAGGCCCGGCTGAGGCGCGGGCGCAGCGTCAGGGCGCCATGGTCGACACTGTCTTCCACCGGTGCGCCGGGCGGCAGCTTGGCGGCATCCGCGATCAGCCGGGCGCGCCGCGCCAGCACGGGCACGCCGCGCGACTTGTCGATGAAATCCAGGGCCCCACGCTCCAGCGCCGCCATCTCAAAACTGGTGCCCGACAGGGCGGTCAGGATGATGACGGGGATGTTCACGCCCCGGCGGCGCAATTGCGGC
Proteins encoded in this region:
- a CDS encoding response regulator transcription factor; amino-acid sequence: MIRMNEQSEFVRPASALPAMTGLASQPGNRRLEEGGLRLALVDDDDDFREVVGAELEDHGFAVTSFPDGPPLLDYLADGNEADVIVLDWNLPTWNGIDLLPQLRRRGVNIPVIILTALSGTSFEMAALERGALDFIDKSRGVPVLARRARLIADAAKLPPGAPVEDSVDHGALTLRPRLSRAYWRGVDVELTVTEFNIVQRLVDNAGDHVTYRAIYDCVHRSGFIAGSGEDGYRTNVRSSVKRIRNKFRAIDPGFGEIENFAAFGYCWRNPPTPA
- a CDS encoding sensor histidine kinase, whose product is MALPVILYGQFERADKQSRDLVADSLRRNGWLVAQALAARLEQREDVPPVELNAMLARFADNGTILKLMFKPSQGGAAGGFYFVASAPRVPADQMGADLDVLARHGILKSLGDSCTWDKPVEIRYRQMDGAEEILTSVIPIQGRRGCWALVSADNSSALLNTAFGRPYWQTDNIRMAAFIYLAFAGLALLVVLKARGALRHFRRVAGDIRRGGAGAARFTDRNPLPELASVAGDFDRLVQDLHRAAANIRGTAEENAHSVKAPLAVIRSALQPLKAVTPREDQRAQRALQLIETALSRLSALISASQRLGNDTADFIEAPKLRINLTHVVADALHNARDISIDRQIRFIRHLDENVRVLAPDGILDIIVENILDNAIGFCQPGGTIETTLTRSAGRVDLVIDDEGPGIDPNKIEHIFDRNFSFRPAGTTAGEPAHAGLGLWIVRHHVEALGGSVAASNRSGGGLRMHVRLPLVP